The Cryptococcus neoformans var. neoformans B-3501A chromosome 4, whole genome shotgun sequence genome has a window encoding:
- a CDS encoding hypothetical protein (HMMPfam hit to PUF, Pumilio-family RNA binding repeat, score: 52.9, E(): 8.5e-13; HMMPfam hit to RRM_1, RNA recognition motif. (a.k.a. RRM, RBD, or RNP domain), score: 83.7, E(): 4.5e-22) has protein sequence MAQPPPTAPRSSLSPEKAPLRQREGRTPPPAPSAAYARRAREIIDDEMGVPTYKPVMDAEDDAAASASNSVATGYRRARAGTMPSNLQEAASRLTPEVDDVDQPTSATTVTSETPTNPAYARTSALSPAYPQTASRPALRHTASSAANLETPAAHAPNRLRSGSLTLPGAGLGDAFGHGPFSNAWLSNPGLTTAATTPARSPLGRRIQPAEEDFSFYTSASESAASLGTDDLNFSTLDYLGLADVSDHLPPASMSELRSQTQRAIASSGPASRLRASTVSNFARPFRPSVTSMHSFTQETNPYDNGQSEEEMLARAIENLGVYDTSSYMSNPQLANLYPPTNLFKDTHRQRASTIGALENPHRRGLNRSASYLASIPQSPMQAELAALGAYGYAARSRDSSRAGRLSISSHTSRTGTPEDKGSSTPQVPTRSLWIGNLDVNATSNALFQVFAPYGAIESVRMLPEKTCAFVNFMDKVDAIRARDDVLNRLGGHVSALSETAPVRIGFGKIDSAPNGPTVSAVAPAPPGLVFTSGPPLSATPIVSMSSALTSIPGPGASVTVPPQTATNMISSPDQNDQTSALPTRALWIGSIPSTTSASTLLQIFTPFGPVESSRVLQNKCCGFVNFERLDSAVSARNALNGRDILGSDVGPIRIGFARVPTRSPTISTAHLGLPASPSDSPTKLGDALNSVLGATSVSTEQQMSVEGGGLENYRSPLVLDLVKQGVHEQVLEKGLAGENGNVSDQQMIMQVLSSQPDEDSDIKAAADARPPATYYTSIPPPADRSMRRFDTGKLKEVRKKLDSGQCRQDEIDEITKDLMEDCAELSSDFIGNTIIQKLFERTSHALRIAMLERIAPHLATIGVHKNGTWAAQKIIECSSTDEERAIVVNNLRPFAPPLMCDSLGNYVCAGTLRFGEPFNHYVFDAMIDRMWDIAQNRFGARCMRTCLESPYTSLYQKKRISTSIILNSIPLATNPNGALLLTWLVDSSNLPGRYNLLANRFIPHIAHLCTHKLASLTVLRIITQTTEPQASTNLVQAIFTSTNDQTLVEILSDANNGNQVIGKIIAVNTIAEDQKKQMVEAVRRVLPNIKASTTPPYRMLLEAVGLPVPAGYASASPFGRNPTPQWQPNRQQQFGQTYYPYQPVNGASYQAVNGLGNLSPLLIPQTMPLGQMRGNPQPGKSPRTPAARQGRLSSPGSMMSPASDPFNPFASPSIDLQYPSQGSMRMGSTLSQPPVTFDQQPAVGGLGMGGQGQGNGMMYYGQQSSGW, from the exons ATGGCACAACCCCCCCCCACAGCACCCCGGAGCAGCCTCTCTCCAGAAAAAGCACCCCTCAGgcagagagaagggagaacGCCGCCGCCCGCCCCGAGCGCTGCGTATGCACGTCG CGCAAGAGAGATAATAGACGACGAAATGGGCGTGCCCACCTACAAGCCCGTGATGGACGCAGAGGACGACGCCGCCGCCAGTGCCAGCAACAGCGTCGCTACAGGGTATCGGCGAGCGAGGGCCGG AACAATGCCTTCCAACCTCCAGGAAGCCGCTTCCCGGCTCACTCCCGAGGTGGACGACGTTGACCAGCCTACAAGTGCCACAACTGTCACCTCTGAAACTCCCACGAATCCCGCCTACGCCCGCACTTCTGCTCTCTCCCCGGCTTACCCCCAGACGGCGTCACGCCCCGCTCTGCGGCACACTGCTTCGTCGGCGGCCAATCTCGAAACTCCAGCGGCCCACGCGCCTAACCGTCTTCGTTCCGGCTCGCTCACCTTGCCGGGTGCCGGTCTAGGTGATGCTTTCGGACACGGCCCATTCAGTAATGCGTGGTTGTCTAACCCTGGGTTGACCACGGCGGCGACGACCCCTGCCAGGAGCCCTCTCGGGCGGCGCATACAGCCCGCTGAAGAAGACTTTTCGTTCTATACCTCGGCCTCAGAGTCCGCCGCTAGTCTAGGTACAGACGATCTCAACTTTTCCACTCTCGATTACCTCGGTTTGGCCGACGTTTCGGATCATCTGCCTCCAGCAAGTATGTCCGAACTTCGGAGCCAGACTCAGCGCGCCATTGCCTCCTCTGGTCCTGCCAGCCGTCTTCGAGCAAGTACCGTTTCCAACTTTGCCCGTCCATTCCGACCCAGCGTGACATCAATGCATTCTTTCACCCAAGAAACAAATCCTTACGACAATGGGcaaagcgaagaagagatgctTGCGAGAGCGATTGAGAACCTTGGCGTGTATGACACGTCGTCGTACATGTCTAACCCTCAATTGGCCAACCTCTACCCACCAACCAATCTGTTCAAAGACACCCATCGGCAACGCGCGAGCACAATCGGGGCCCTTGAAAATCCGCACCGAAGAGGGCTCAACCGGTCAGCGAGCTACCTCGCCAGTATTCCCCAGTCTCCTATGCAGGCTGAGCTGGCAGCGCTTGGTGCGTATGGTTATGCTGCAAGATCAAGGGACTCCAGTCGTGCTGGCAGgctttccatttcctcccaTACTAGTCGAACTGGTACCCCAGAGGATAAGGGATCCTCGACACCCCAGGTACCCACAAGAAGCCTGTGGATCGGTAATCTGGACGTTAACGCGACTAGCAACGCACTGTTTCAGGTGTTCGCACCCTATGGTGCCATCGAGAGTGTCAGAATGTTGCCAGAAAAG ACCTGTGCATTTGTCAATTTTATGGACAAGGTTGATGCCATTCGAGCTCGAGACGACGTTTTGAATCGCCTTGGTGGTCACGTATCTGCTCTCTCCGAGACCGCTCCCGTGCGCATCGGTTTTGGCAAAATTGATTCTGCACCCAACGGTCCCACTGTAAGCGCTGTTGCACCCGCTCCACCCGGTCTTGTTTTCACTAGTGGCCCACCTCTTTCCGCTACTCCCATCGTTTCAATGTCCTCCGCCCTCACTTCCATCCCGGGTCCTGGTGCGTCGGTGACCGTCCCGCCCCAAACTGCGACCAACATGATATCTTCGCCTGACCAAAACGATCAAACCAGCGCACTTCCCACTAGGGCTCTGTGGATAGGAAGCATACCGAGCACGACATCGGCCTCTACTCTTCTGCAGATATTTACTCCCTTTGGGCCGGTTGAGTCTTCGCGTGTGCTTCAGAACAAGTGCTGCGGATTTGTCAACTTTGAACGGCTCGACTCTGCCGTCTCAGCTCGTAATGCACTGAATGGACGCGACATCCTCGGCTCCGATGTGGGACCTATCCGCATTGGCTTTGCACGTGTCCCCACCCGCTCCCCTACAATCTCCACAGCCCATTTGGGACTTCCTGCTTCGCCTAGCGACTCACCCACCAAACTTGGTGATGCGCTTAACAGTGTCCTGGGTGCAACCTCTGTGTCTACCGAACAGCAAATGTCtgttgaaggaggaggattggAGAATTATAGGAGCCCGTTGGTGCTCGACCTGGTCAAGCAAGGTGTTCATGAACAGGTGCTTGAGAAGGGGTTGGCAGGGGAAAATGGCAATGTTTCAGACCAGCAGATGATCATGCAGGTCCTGAGTAGTCAGCCGGATGAAGATAGTGACATCAAAGCTGCAGCTG ATGCTCGTCCACCTGCCACTTATTATACCTCCATCCCCCCTCCCGCTGATCGATCTATGAGAAGATTCGACACTGGTAAACTTAAGGAGGTTaggaagaagcttgatTCTGGGCAATGTAGGCAGGACGAGATTGATGAAATCACCAAGGACTTGATGGAAGACTGTGCAGAG CTTTCAAGCGATTTCATCGGTAACACCATCATACAAAAACTGTTTGAACGCACTTCTCATGCGCTCCGGATCGCCATGCTTGAACGCATCGCCCCTCATCTCGCTACCATCGGTGTTCACAAGAATGGCACGTGGGCTGCCCAAAAGATTATCGAATGCAGCTCCACGGATGAAGAGCGCGCCATCGTCGTGAACAATCTGAGGCCATTTGCCCCCCCTCTGATGTGCGACTCTTTGGGTAACTATGTCTGTGCTGGCACCTTGAGGTTTGGGGAACCGTTTAACCATTACGTATTTGATGCGATGATCGACAGAATGTGGGACATTGCGCAGAATAGGTTTGGAGCGAGGTGTATGAGAACTTGCCTAGAGAGCCCCTACACAAGTCTGTACCAAAAG AAACGAATTTCCACCAGTATTATCCTGAATTCAATCCCTTTGGCCACCAACCCCAATGGTGCCCTTCTTTTGACCTGGCTGGTGGATTCGTCGAATCTTCCGGGCCGGTACAATCTGTTGGCGAATAGATTTATCCCGCATATTGCTCATCTCTGCACCCATAAGCTAGCCTCTCTGACTGTCCTGCGCA TTATTACCCAAACTACTGAGCCGCAAGCCAGCACCAACCTTGTTCAAGCTATCTTTACGTCCACCAATGATCAGACTCTTGTAGAAATTCTGTCCGACGCTAACAACGGTAACCAAGTCATTGGCAAAATCATTGCTGTCAATACCATCGCAGAGGATCAGAAGAAACAAATGGTCGAGGCTGTCCGTCGGGTTTTACCGAACATCAAGGCATCGACAACTCCGCCTTACCGCATGTTGCTCGAAGCCGTTGGCTTGCCCGTTCCTGCGGGCTATGCCAGTGCTTCCCCCTTTGGACGAAACCCGACACCTCAATGGCAACCCAACAGACAACAACAATTTGGTCAAACTTACTATCCATACCAACCAGTAAACGGTGCTAGTTATCAAGCTGTCAATGGATTGGGCAACCTTTCGCCATTGTTGATTCCTCAAACTATGCCTTTGGGCCAAATGAGGGGAAATCCTCAACCGGGTAAAAGCCCAAGGACTCCAGCTGCTCGACAAGGAAGGCTGAGTAGTCCCGGTTCCATGATGAGCCCTGCATCGGATCCTTTCAATCCC TTCGCTTCCCCAAGCATCGATTTGCAATACCCTAGTCAAGGCAGTATGCGCATGGGTTCCACGCTTAGTCAACCCCCAGTTACTTTTGACCAACAACCTGCCGTTGGCGGATTGGGAATGGGCGGGCAAGGGCAGGGTAATGGGATGATGTACTATGGGCAACAAAGTAGT GGGTGGTAA
- a CDS encoding hypothetical protein (HMMPfam hit to DUF1000, Domain of Unknown Function (DUF1000), score: 157.6, E(): 2.6e-44; HMMPfam hit to Thioredoxin, Thioredoxin, score: 107.2, E(): 3.8e-29) yields the protein MAGGIQNITSAAEFDGIVRSLPPSRLLVADFYAQWCGPCHAIAPVLEQLAGAYKHVTFVESRQKIDVDQQRELASRFRITAMPTFKLLKGGREVDQLRGASPPQLSQLVSRHAGTAPPPTATASSGSKSQVATGEITESLLKQVISKGLNCLNEAKEHPLSSILGPEKGPRGNSYLESDVDPELLISIPFQDAVKLKAISIFSGISPSQAPKTVKLFINQPNIGFDDAENEAPAQELILTPEQVKGDRIPLRYVRFQNVRSLHILVKDNQEDEETTRIDSIDVYGAQGEKLDAGVTSQSSAGTGSMLEKLLASGK from the exons ATGGCTGGTGGTATTCAAAACATTACATCCGCAGCAG AGTTTGACGGTATCGTCCGTTCATTACCCCCCTCACGTTTGCTCGTCGCAG ACTTCTATGCC CAATGGTGTGGACCTTGCCACGCCATCGCGCCTGTATTAGAGCAACTGGCTGGCGCT TATAAGCATGTTACGTTTGTT GAATCCCGGCAGAAAATTGACGTAGATCAACAAAGAGAGCTTGCCTCAAGGTTCAGGATAACTGCTATGCCCACTTTCAAACTCTTGAAAGGCGGTAGAGAGGTTGACCAG CTGCGAGGCGCCTCCCCTCCTCAGCTCAGCCAATTGGTCTCTCGGCACGCGGGGACTGCGCCCCCGCCCACAGCGACCGCTAGCTCCGGCTCCAAATCGCAAGTAGCTACAGGTGAAATAACGGAATCTCTCCTCAAGCAGGTCATATCAAAGGGACTCAACTGTCTCAATGAAGCCAAAGAACATCCACTATCTTCTATCCTCGGACCTGAAAAGGGTCCTCGAGGCAACTCCTACCTTGAATCGGATGTTGATCCTGAGCTCCTTATATCTATACCTTTTCAAGATGCCGTTAAGCTGAAAGCCATCTCAATCTTTTCCGGTATCAGCCCTTCTCAAGCACCCAAAACAGTGAAGCTGTTTATTAACCAGCCCAACATCGGCTTCGATGATGCGGAAAACGAGGCGCCTGCCCAAGAATTGATTTTGACCCCAGAGCAAGTCAAAGGAGACAGAATTCCATTGCGATACGTGAGGTTTCAGAACGTGAGAAGCTTGCATATCTTGGTAAAGGACAATcaggaggacgaggagaccACCAGAATTGACTCAATTGACGTGTATGGTGCTC AGGGTGAAAAACTCGACGCCGGTGTCACTTCACAGTCTTCTGCTGGTACCGGCAGTATGCTCGAGAAGCTCTTAGCTTCGGGTAAATAA
- a CDS encoding hypothetical protein (Match to ESTs gb|CF191361.1|CF191361, gb|CF191360.1|CF191360, gb|CF186475.1|CF186475; HMMPfam hit to RNA_pol_Rpb7_N, RNA polymerase Rpb7, N-terminal domain, score: 104.9, E(): 1.9e-28) has protein sequence MFFLRELTHTILLHPSYFGAQLEDYLRQKLYEDVEGTCSGKHGYIISVITITDIGEGKIIPSTGQAKFKTRYTAIVMKPFKGEVVDAKVVNMGFFAMVGPLQVFVSCHLTHSDMKFDPSVSPPCYRSNDEIIQKDTKVRIQIVGCRVEANDMFAIGTIKKDYLGQIRDE, from the exons ATGTTCTTCCTG CGAGAACTTACTCATACAATCCTACTTCATCCATCCTACTTTGGTGCCCAGCTTGAAGACTATCTCCGTCAGAAGCTTTatgaggatgttgaaggAACGTGTAGCGGTAAACATGG GTATATCATCTCGGTCATCACCATAACAGACATAggtgaaggcaagatcATCCCATCGACAGGTCAAGCAAAGTTTAAGACAAGGTATACTGCCATCGTCATGAAGCCCTTCAAGGGTGAAGTAGTGGATGCCAAGGTTGTCAAT ATGGGCTTCTTTGCGATGGTCGGGCCATTACAAGTGTTCGTCTCTTGTCAT CTTACTCACTCGGATATGAAATTCGACCCCAGCGTTTCGCCGCCATGCTATCGTTCAAATGACGAAATTATTCAAAAGGATACCAAAGTGCGAATACAAATTGTAGGTTGTAGAGTAGAAGCGAATGATATG TTTGCGATCGGAACTATTAAGAAGGACTATCTTGGTCAAATAAGAGATGAGTAA